A window of the Rhizobium viscosum genome harbors these coding sequences:
- a CDS encoding sugar transferase, with the protein MDLFLALVASLILIIPIGVVALCVRLTSPGPALYWSNRVGRRNEIFRMPKFRSMRIDTPTVATHLLDDPSRYLTPIGGFLRKSSLDELPQLWCILKGEMSFVGPRPALYNQDDLIALRTAEGVDALLPGLTGWAQVNGRDELPISEKVTFDVDYLQRRSFFMDMRILVMTVGKVLGSKGITH; encoded by the coding sequence GTGGATCTTTTCCTGGCTCTGGTGGCATCATTGATCCTGATCATTCCGATCGGGGTCGTGGCGCTCTGCGTGCGCCTGACCTCTCCGGGGCCTGCGCTTTACTGGTCGAACCGGGTGGGGCGCCGCAACGAGATCTTCCGGATGCCGAAATTCCGCAGCATGCGGATCGACACGCCGACAGTCGCCACGCATCTGCTCGATGATCCCTCCCGCTACCTGACGCCGATCGGCGGATTCCTGCGCAAGTCGAGCCTCGATGAACTGCCGCAGCTCTGGTGTATCCTGAAGGGCGAGATGAGCTTCGTCGGCCCGCGGCCGGCGCTTTATAACCAGGACGACTTGATCGCGCTGCGCACGGCCGAAGGTGTCGACGCCTTGCTGCCGGGGCTGACGGGCTGGGCACAGGTCAACGGGCGCGACGAACTGCCGATTTCTGAAAAGGTGACGTTCGACGTTGATTATCTGCAGCGTCGCTCCTTCTTCATGGATATGCGCATCTTGGTAATGACTGTCGGCAAAGTATTGGGCAGCAAGGGCATAACACATTGA
- the repB gene encoding plasmid partitioning protein RepB — translation MSRRDTVNSIFMRKADTPAPSAGVEKNPDRVRTGAVSAMGASLQEMTEAARAAGRLQAQISSGFSILEIDPSDISNSSISDRIPIERDADFDTLVTSISEHGQKVPILVRPDPEKEGHYQIAYGRRRLRAAAKLGLKVKAIVQSLSDNELVIAQGKENLDRQDLSFIEKALFAHRLEEAGYPRDVIIAALSTDKADLSRYISVARGVPQTVILAIGPAPKAGRARWLALVDAISSSPKKVEAILEDDAFADLDSDQRLQRVLSKMAARDAKKVAGDIWKTRQGQKAAQIERSGNKTRITFDERMVPEFADYLTTRLDELFEEFGAVRSQR, via the coding sequence ATGAGCCGACGCGATACCGTCAATTCGATCTTCATGCGCAAGGCCGACACGCCGGCGCCTTCCGCAGGTGTCGAGAAGAATCCGGATCGCGTGCGCACCGGTGCCGTTTCGGCCATGGGTGCGTCGCTGCAGGAAATGACGGAAGCGGCGCGAGCCGCCGGCCGGCTGCAGGCGCAGATTTCCTCCGGCTTCTCCATTCTGGAAATCGATCCCTCGGATATTTCCAATTCCTCGATCAGCGATCGTATCCCGATCGAGCGCGATGCGGATTTCGATACGCTGGTGACAAGCATTTCCGAACACGGCCAGAAGGTGCCGATCCTGGTACGTCCCGATCCAGAAAAGGAAGGACACTACCAGATCGCTTATGGCCGTCGCCGCCTGCGTGCTGCTGCAAAGCTTGGGCTCAAGGTCAAGGCGATCGTCCAGAGCTTGAGCGACAACGAATTGGTGATTGCCCAGGGCAAAGAGAATCTCGACCGGCAGGATCTCTCCTTCATCGAGAAGGCGCTGTTTGCTCATCGTCTGGAGGAGGCCGGTTACCCGCGAGACGTCATTATAGCAGCACTCTCGACCGACAAGGCCGATCTCAGCCGTTACATCTCGGTCGCCCGTGGCGTGCCGCAGACGGTGATCCTGGCAATTGGTCCGGCCCCGAAGGCGGGCCGCGCCCGATGGCTGGCTCTTGTCGATGCGATCTCTTCTTCACCAAAAAAGGTCGAAGCGATCCTTGAGGACGATGCCTTTGCCGATCTCGACAGCGATCAGCGGCTGCAGCGTGTATTGTCAAAGATGGCGGCGCGCGATGCAAAGAAGGTGGCGGGCGATATCTGGAAAACACGGCAAGGACAGAAGGCGGCGCAAATCGAGCGCTCCGGCAACAAAACGCGCATCACCTTCGATGAGCGCATGGTGCCTGAATTTGCCGATTATCTCACGACCCGGCTGGATGAGCTCTTCGAGGAGTTCGGCGCCGTCAGGTCACAACGATAA
- the repC gene encoding plasmid replication protein RepC: MNTGFVTTPFGRRPMSLALMKGQLQAESVKPDKTVDKWKVFRDVCEARPLLDISDRTLAVLNALLSFYPENHLSGEASMVVFPSNRQLVVRAHGIAVTTLRRHLAALVEAGLIIRKDSANGKRFARRKTSGELEDAYGFSLAPLLARSEELAAMAQRIEADRIALRRARERLTICRRDVRKLVDAAIEDGVPGNWDDIDAAYAHHLACLSRNPEASDLDGVRLKLEELRTAIVNLLTSFDNFKKTSASVVQNEPHIQNSDIDSLELESEPKVQVETRPITSATVQSNGSQKIFSLALILQACPQISDYAQGGSIRGWRDLVTAAVTVRSMLGITPETYQAACENLGPENAAVVIACMLERANHINSPGGYLRDLTRRGARGEFSLGPMLMALVRQNSPVARRA; encoded by the coding sequence ATGAATACGGGATTTGTGACGACGCCTTTCGGGCGGCGGCCGATGTCGCTTGCCTTGATGAAAGGTCAGCTTCAGGCCGAATCAGTTAAACCAGATAAGACCGTCGACAAGTGGAAAGTGTTCCGCGACGTCTGCGAAGCACGCCCGCTGCTCGATATTTCCGACCGCACACTGGCTGTGTTGAACGCCCTTCTTTCCTTCTATCCCGAGAACCATCTCTCAGGTGAGGCGAGCATGGTCGTCTTTCCATCCAACCGGCAGCTGGTGGTACGGGCGCACGGCATTGCTGTCACCACGTTGCGCCGGCATCTGGCTGCTCTTGTCGAGGCCGGCCTGATCATCCGCAAGGACAGTGCTAACGGAAAACGTTTTGCCCGCCGTAAGACGTCAGGTGAACTGGAAGATGCCTATGGCTTCAGCCTGGCGCCGTTACTTGCCCGCAGCGAGGAACTGGCTGCCATGGCTCAGAGGATCGAAGCCGACCGGATAGCACTCCGGCGTGCGCGCGAGCGACTGACGATCTGCCGTCGCGATGTCCGCAAGTTGGTCGATGCCGCAATCGAGGACGGCGTTCCCGGCAATTGGGACGACATCGACGCAGCCTATGCGCATCACCTCGCTTGCCTGTCCCGCAATCCCGAAGCTTCCGACCTCGACGGCGTGCGCCTGAAGCTCGAAGAACTACGCACCGCCATCGTCAATCTGTTGACGAGCTTCGATAATTTCAAAAAAACGAGCGCCAGTGTGGTCCAAAATGAACCGCACATACAGAATTCAGACATAGACTCTCTTGAATTAGAATCTGAACCGAAGGTGCAAGTGGAAACGCGACCGATTACATCGGCAACGGTTCAGTCGAACGGATCCCAGAAGATATTCTCCCTTGCCCTCATCCTGCAAGCCTGCCCCCAAATCAGCGATTATGCTCAGGGAGGATCGATCAGGGGCTGGCGAGATCTCGTGACCGCTGCTGTCACTGTACGGTCCATGCTGGGGATCACCCCAGAGACCTATCAGGCGGCTTGCGAAAACCTTGGCCCGGAAAATGCCGCTGTCGTCATCGCCTGCATGCTGGAGAGGGCAAACCATATCAACTCACCGGGTGGCTATCTGCGTGACCTGACCCGTAGGGGAGCCCGAGGAGAGTTCTCGCTTGGTCCGATGCTGATGGCGCTGGTACGGCAGAACAGTCCGGTCGCGCGGAGGGCTTGA